From one Comamonas piscis genomic stretch:
- a CDS encoding GMC family oxidoreductase, whose amino-acid sequence MSGQAADSFDYVVVGSGAAGAIVAARLGEDAALRICVLEAGPPDHRPYLKLPAGFIKVIFNPAVAWQFSSEPTERTGGRRIPLPQGKTLGGSTSINGLVYNRGQREDFDGWAAQGNAGWSYDEVLPYFQRSEHFVDGGDPALRGHNGPLKVSLPHWPHPICEAFLEGAAEQGMARNPDYNGAYQKGVGYFQRSIHNGWRMSTVSCFLRPAVRRGNLDVRTHAQALRILVEGGRACGVEYLQDGVRRQVMARREVVVSAGAINTPKLLQLSGIGDGERLRALGIATQVHLPGVGQHLKDHFSVRLVASVKNATTINELARVPRLWGQAWQWLRGKPNILQLSPSVVHWFAASQPGLERPDLQGVFSPASYREGYVGQLDVFPGMTCGVWQHRPQSMGTVQLASADPLADPVVQPRYLAEEGDRQTLIRGVRQARALLQSQALAPYRVDEVMPGPQVQSDDEILDFIYRYGVSSYHLNGTARMGPRPEAGAVVDAQLRVHGLQGLRVIDASVMPEITSANTCAATMMIGEKGADLLRRAG is encoded by the coding sequence ATGAGCGGGCAGGCGGCCGACAGCTTTGACTATGTGGTGGTGGGCAGCGGTGCGGCAGGCGCCATCGTCGCTGCCCGCTTGGGGGAGGACGCTGCATTGCGCATCTGCGTGCTGGAAGCCGGCCCGCCCGACCACCGGCCCTACCTCAAGCTGCCGGCCGGTTTCATCAAGGTGATCTTCAATCCGGCGGTGGCCTGGCAGTTCAGCTCCGAGCCGACCGAGCGCACCGGCGGTCGGCGCATTCCGCTGCCCCAGGGCAAGACCCTGGGCGGCTCGACCTCCATCAACGGCCTGGTTTACAACCGGGGTCAGCGCGAGGATTTTGACGGCTGGGCTGCGCAGGGCAATGCCGGTTGGTCCTATGACGAGGTGCTGCCGTATTTCCAGCGCAGCGAGCATTTTGTCGATGGCGGCGATCCGGCACTGCGCGGCCACAACGGGCCGCTCAAGGTCAGCCTGCCGCACTGGCCGCACCCGATTTGCGAGGCATTTTTGGAAGGCGCCGCCGAGCAGGGCATGGCGCGCAACCCCGACTACAACGGCGCCTACCAAAAAGGCGTGGGCTATTTCCAGCGCAGCATCCACAACGGCTGGCGCATGAGCACGGTCAGCTGCTTTCTGCGCCCGGCTGTGCGGCGCGGCAACCTGGATGTGCGGACCCACGCGCAGGCGCTGCGCATTCTGGTCGAGGGCGGCCGCGCCTGTGGTGTGGAGTACCTGCAGGATGGCGTGCGGCGCCAGGTCATGGCGCGGCGCGAGGTGGTTGTCAGCGCCGGCGCCATCAATACACCGAAGCTGCTGCAACTGTCGGGCATTGGCGATGGCGAGCGGCTGCGCGCTTTGGGCATTGCCACCCAGGTGCACCTGCCCGGCGTGGGCCAGCACCTCAAAGACCATTTCTCGGTGCGGCTGGTCGCATCGGTAAAGAACGCCACCACCATCAACGAGCTGGCGCGGGTGCCACGCCTCTGGGGCCAGGCCTGGCAATGGCTGCGCGGCAAGCCCAATATTTTGCAGCTCAGCCCGTCCGTCGTGCACTGGTTTGCGGCCTCGCAGCCGGGGCTGGAGCGGCCCGATCTGCAAGGCGTGTTCTCCCCGGCCAGCTACCGCGAAGGCTATGTGGGCCAGCTCGATGTGTTTCCGGGCATGACCTGCGGTGTCTGGCAGCACCGGCCGCAGAGCATGGGCACGGTGCAGCTGGCGTCAGCCGATCCGCTGGCCGATCCGGTCGTGCAGCCGCGCTATCTGGCGGAAGAGGGCGACCGCCAGACCCTCATCCGTGGCGTGCGCCAGGCACGGGCCTTGCTGCAGAGCCAGGCGCTGGCGCCCTACCGGGTGGACGAGGTCATGCCCGGGCCGCAAGTGCAGTCCGATGACGAGATCCTGGACTTTATCTACCGCTACGGTGTCTCCTCCTACCACCTCAACGGCACGGCGCGCATGGGTCCCCGGCCCGAGGCAGGTGCCGTTGTCGATGCCCAGCTGCGCGTGCATGGCCTGCAGGGGCTGCGGGTGATCGATGCCTCGGTAATGCCCGAGATCACCTCGGCCAACACCTGCGCGGCCACGATGATGATTGGCGAGAAGGGCGCAGACTTGCTGCGCCGCGCGGGTTAG
- a CDS encoding ABC transporter ATP-binding protein produces MPEQTPLLRVEALELHYGAVQALKGVSLQVHAGEVVTIIGGNGAGKSTLMKAISGLEPTAAGRIEFLGQDITRMPGHLRVPFGIAQSPEGRQVFADQSVHDNLLLGAYHRKDGSAAIAADVEQQFNTFPRLRERRAQMAGTMSGGEQQMLAIARALMSRPKLLLLDEPSLGLAPLIVKEIFAIVRQLKAQGVTILLVEQMANQALAVADRAYVLETGHFTLQGAAADLRRDPKVRAAYLGAQA; encoded by the coding sequence ATGCCTGAGCAAACCCCATTGCTGCGTGTCGAGGCGCTGGAGCTGCACTACGGTGCCGTGCAGGCGCTCAAGGGCGTGTCGCTGCAGGTGCATGCCGGTGAGGTGGTCACCATCATCGGTGGCAATGGTGCGGGCAAGAGCACCTTGATGAAGGCCATCTCCGGCCTGGAGCCCACGGCGGCGGGCCGCATCGAGTTCCTGGGCCAGGACATCACCCGCATGCCCGGCCACCTGCGTGTGCCCTTTGGCATTGCCCAGTCGCCCGAAGGCCGCCAGGTATTTGCCGACCAAAGCGTGCATGACAACCTGCTGCTGGGCGCCTACCACCGCAAGGACGGGTCGGCCGCCATTGCCGCCGATGTGGAGCAGCAGTTCAACACCTTCCCCCGGCTGCGGGAGCGCCGCGCGCAGATGGCCGGCACCATGTCCGGCGGCGAGCAGCAAATGCTGGCCATTGCGCGCGCGCTGATGTCGCGGCCCAAGCTGCTGCTGCTTGATGAGCCCTCGCTCGGCCTGGCGCCGCTGATCGTCAAGGAGATCTTTGCGATCGTGCGCCAGCTCAAGGCGCAGGGCGTCACCATCTTGCTGGTCGAGCAAATGGCCAACCAGGCGCTGGCGGTGGCCGACCGGGCCTATGTGCTGGAGACTGGCCACTTCACCCTGCAGGGCGCCGCTGCCGACCTGCGGCGCGACCCCAAGGTGCGTGCCGCGTATCTGGGAGCCCAGGCATGA
- a CDS encoding AMP-binding protein — MIAITDQTTIGQALQAAIARYPDNSLLAVPANPKRSYLPEGCEFSYAQAGAHIATLQARYQAAGYGVGHRVGLFLESRPEHLWHKLAMNSLGICCVPINPDYKRRELNYLIDHAQLDLVVCLPERLEALQQSLQDTRNQPALVCTDPQDGSAIALPAARSQPSGTLSADTPASILYTSGTTGQPKGCVLSHAYELAAGKWYASHPGHVSIQEGRERLFNPLPLFHVNASILSFYCMLLSGGCQIQTDRFQPSRWWEEVVCSRATIVHYLGVIIPLLLKQPPSDWEKQHCLRFGYGAGVEPQLHAAFEQRFGFPLIELWGMTEVVRTISDHGDDRQVGTRSFGRGAPGLEVLVADESGQPVPPGTPGEMLVRYSAESPRKHFFSEYLDNPEATAKAWEGGWFHTGDVVLQDADGLLHFMDRRKNIIRRSGENIAAAEVEAVLLSHPKVHQVAVLAAPDDIREEEVLASIVLADGVAPGTAICQELFAFCQQEMAYYKVPGWWWFTNEIPTTGTQKIQKHRILAAGQDVRSLPQVLDMRAHKKR; from the coding sequence ATGATCGCCATCACCGACCAGACCACCATTGGCCAGGCACTGCAGGCCGCCATTGCGCGCTACCCCGACAACAGCCTGCTGGCGGTGCCGGCCAACCCCAAACGCAGCTACCTGCCCGAGGGCTGCGAGTTCAGCTACGCGCAGGCCGGTGCCCATATCGCAACGCTGCAGGCCCGCTACCAAGCGGCCGGCTATGGCGTGGGCCACCGCGTGGGGCTGTTTTTGGAAAGCCGGCCCGAGCACCTCTGGCACAAGCTGGCGATGAACAGCCTGGGCATCTGCTGCGTACCCATCAACCCCGACTACAAGCGCCGCGAGCTGAACTACCTGATCGACCATGCGCAGCTGGACCTGGTCGTCTGCCTGCCCGAGCGGCTGGAGGCGCTGCAGCAGTCGCTGCAGGACACGCGCAACCAGCCGGCCTTGGTCTGTACCGATCCGCAAGATGGCAGTGCGATTGCGCTGCCAGCGGCACGCTCGCAGCCCTCAGGCACCCTGAGCGCCGACACGCCGGCGAGCATCCTCTACACCTCGGGCACCACCGGCCAGCCCAAGGGCTGTGTGCTGTCCCATGCCTATGAGCTGGCCGCTGGCAAATGGTATGCGTCCCACCCCGGCCATGTCTCGATCCAGGAAGGCCGCGAGCGGCTGTTTAACCCACTGCCGCTGTTCCATGTCAACGCGTCGATCCTGTCGTTCTACTGCATGCTGCTGAGCGGCGGTTGCCAGATCCAGACGGATCGTTTTCAGCCCAGCCGCTGGTGGGAAGAGGTGGTCTGCAGCCGTGCCACCATCGTTCACTACCTGGGTGTGATCATTCCGCTGCTGCTCAAGCAGCCGCCGTCTGATTGGGAAAAACAGCACTGCCTGCGCTTTGGCTATGGCGCCGGGGTGGAGCCGCAGCTGCATGCCGCTTTCGAGCAGCGTTTTGGCTTTCCGCTGATCGAGCTCTGGGGCATGACCGAGGTGGTGCGCACCATCTCCGACCATGGCGATGACCGCCAGGTGGGCACGCGCTCCTTTGGCCGGGGTGCCCCCGGGCTGGAGGTGCTGGTGGCCGATGAGAGCGGCCAGCCGGTGCCGCCCGGCACACCCGGCGAGATGCTGGTGCGCTACTCGGCCGAGAGCCCGCGCAAGCATTTTTTCAGCGAGTACCTCGACAACCCCGAGGCCACCGCCAAGGCCTGGGAAGGCGGCTGGTTCCACACCGGCGATGTGGTGCTGCAGGATGCGGATGGCCTGCTGCACTTCATGGACCGGCGCAAGAACATCATCCGCCGCTCTGGCGAGAACATTGCGGCCGCCGAGGTGGAGGCCGTGCTGCTGTCCCACCCCAAGGTGCACCAGGTGGCCGTGCTGGCCGCGCCCGATGACATCCGCGAAGAAGAGGTGCTGGCCAGCATTGTGCTGGCGGACGGCGTCGCGCCCGGCACCGCCATTTGCCAGGAGCTGTTTGCGTTCTGCCAGCAGGAGATGGCCTATTACAAGGTGCCAGGCTGGTGGTGGTTCACCAACGAGATCCCCACCACGGGCACCCAGAAGATCCAGAAGCACCGGATCTTGGCAGCAGGCCAGGATGTGCGCAGCCTGCCCCAGGTACTGGACATGCGGGCGCACAAAAAGCGCTGA
- a CDS encoding carboxyl transferase domain-containing protein — translation MSKLATQLNARSADFQTNAQAMRSIVEDLRAQSAKVAQGGGEAARAKHLGRGKLLPRDRVQMLLDPGTPFLELAPLAALNMYNNDAPGAGLIVGVGRVSGVDCMIVCNDATVKGGTYYPMTVKKHLRAQEVAAQNRLPCIYLVDSGGANLPNQDEVFPDREHFGRIFYNQANMSAQGIAQIAVVMGSCTAGGAYVPAMSDESIIVKNQGTIFLGGPPLVKAATGEVVSAEDLGGGDVHTRLSGVADHLADNDTHALALARKAVSHLNKAKQPNAADKAPQAPGYPTEELYGVIPVDTRKPFDVREIIARIVDGSDFDEFKARFGATLVCGFARVEGMEVGIIANNGILFSESAVKGAHFIELCCQRKIPLVFLQNITGFMVGRKYENEGIARHGAKLVTAVATASVPKFTIIIGGSFGAGNYGMCGRAYSPRFLWMWPNARISVMGGEQAASVLATVKRDGIEGRGGAWTAEEEEAFKAPIRQQYEDQGHPYYASARLWDDGVIDPADTRRVLALGLAATRNAPIEDTKFGVFRM, via the coding sequence ATGAGCAAACTCGCAACCCAGCTGAATGCCCGTTCGGCAGACTTTCAGACCAATGCGCAAGCCATGCGCAGCATTGTGGAGGACTTGCGGGCCCAGTCCGCCAAGGTGGCGCAGGGCGGGGGTGAAGCCGCACGCGCCAAGCACCTGGGCCGTGGCAAGCTGCTGCCGCGTGACCGCGTGCAGATGCTGCTGGACCCGGGCACGCCGTTTCTGGAGCTGGCGCCGCTGGCTGCGCTGAACATGTACAACAACGATGCGCCTGGCGCGGGCCTGATCGTCGGCGTGGGCCGCGTCAGTGGGGTGGACTGCATGATCGTCTGCAATGATGCCACGGTCAAAGGCGGCACCTACTACCCGATGACGGTAAAGAAACATTTGCGCGCCCAGGAAGTGGCCGCGCAAAACCGCCTGCCCTGCATCTACCTGGTCGACTCGGGCGGCGCCAACCTGCCCAACCAGGACGAGGTCTTCCCCGACCGCGAGCACTTTGGCCGCATCTTCTACAACCAGGCCAATATGTCGGCTCAGGGCATTGCGCAGATCGCCGTGGTCATGGGCTCCTGCACCGCCGGCGGCGCCTATGTGCCCGCGATGAGCGACGAGTCCATCATCGTCAAGAACCAGGGAACGATCTTTTTGGGTGGCCCACCGCTGGTGAAGGCCGCGACCGGCGAAGTAGTGAGCGCCGAAGACCTGGGCGGCGGCGATGTGCACACCCGCCTGTCCGGCGTGGCCGACCACCTGGCCGACAACGACACCCATGCGCTGGCGCTGGCCCGCAAGGCCGTGAGCCACCTGAACAAGGCCAAGCAGCCCAATGCGGCGGACAAGGCACCGCAGGCGCCCGGTTACCCCACGGAAGAGCTGTATGGCGTGATCCCGGTCGATACCCGCAAGCCCTTTGATGTGCGCGAAATCATCGCCCGCATTGTTGATGGCAGTGATTTCGACGAGTTCAAGGCCCGCTTTGGCGCTACGCTGGTCTGCGGTTTTGCGCGGGTCGAGGGCATGGAGGTGGGCATCATCGCCAACAACGGCATTTTGTTCAGCGAGTCGGCCGTCAAGGGCGCGCACTTTATCGAGCTGTGCTGCCAGCGCAAGATTCCGCTGGTGTTCCTGCAGAACATCACCGGCTTCATGGTCGGCCGCAAGTACGAGAACGAGGGCATTGCCCGCCACGGCGCCAAGCTGGTAACGGCAGTGGCGACGGCCAGCGTGCCCAAGTTCACCATCATCATCGGCGGCAGCTTTGGCGCTGGCAACTACGGCATGTGCGGCCGGGCCTACAGCCCCCGCTTCCTGTGGATGTGGCCGAACGCGCGCATCAGCGTGATGGGCGGCGAGCAGGCGGCCAGCGTGCTGGCGACGGTCAAGCGCGATGGCATCGAAGGCCGGGGCGGCGCCTGGACGGCGGAGGAGGAAGAGGCCTTCAAGGCGCCCATCCGCCAGCAGTACGAAGACCAGGGCCACCCTTACTACGCCTCGGCGCGGCTGTGGGATGACGGCGTCATCGACCCGGCCGACACCCGCCGCGTGCTGGCGCTGGGCCTGGCAGCCACGCGCAATGCACCGATCGAGGACACCAAGTTTGGCGTCTTCCGCATGTAA
- a CDS encoding Na+/H+ antiporter, with protein sequence MHTVETVLLVLMIGAVTGIIARYIRAIPLPLIQIMLGAALSWPQKGLHIDFDPGLFMLLFIPPLLFADGWRIPKREFFALYRPILRLAFGLVLFTVIGMGYLIHWMIPEIPLTVAFALAAVISPTDAVAVSAITRNLGMPAHTMHVLEGESLLNDASGLVALKFAIAATLTGLFSWTQVTQEFLWIALGGLAVGAAVGWGFSYLRDTVTRRLGDVAATQMVLLLVLLPFAAYLLGEKFGVSGILAAVAAGVATNFGDLNRADYISERMQTAGTWAMVESAFNGAIFLLLGLQLPSIIGVTLRDAGHDWWILVGYVAIISIALLSLRWIWLMLGVSRSLHKAHQAGKLVKKPDLWLNLATTLAGIRGAVTLAGALSVPLLLNNGQPFPARDMLIFLATGTILFTLVIGSIGLPLVLRRVQAVSEPESVREERQARIAACRAAINSLAMSDDDAAQQPTEWQAQQHEIEGRIAREYRNRIDLLDEERTPETAEVQDLATPDAVQERRLRYVAELEMRLNCIKVERHTIYAERHNNRINDESLRSLVQELDLSEITLRKRLEVARRAAAKQAAKLEGH encoded by the coding sequence ATGCACACCGTTGAAACCGTTCTGCTCGTCCTGATGATCGGTGCCGTCACCGGCATCATTGCGCGCTATATCCGGGCCATACCGCTGCCGCTCATCCAGATCATGCTGGGCGCTGCGCTGTCCTGGCCGCAAAAAGGCCTGCATATCGATTTCGACCCTGGCCTGTTCATGCTGCTGTTCATTCCGCCGCTGCTGTTTGCCGACGGTTGGCGCATTCCCAAGCGCGAGTTCTTTGCGCTGTACCGCCCCATTTTGCGGCTGGCCTTTGGCCTGGTGCTGTTCACCGTGATCGGCATGGGCTACCTGATCCACTGGATGATTCCGGAGATCCCGCTGACCGTGGCCTTTGCGCTGGCCGCCGTGATATCGCCCACCGATGCGGTGGCCGTCTCGGCCATCACCCGCAACCTGGGCATGCCGGCCCACACCATGCATGTGCTCGAAGGAGAATCGCTGCTCAATGATGCATCGGGCCTGGTGGCGCTGAAATTTGCCATCGCCGCCACCTTGACCGGCCTGTTCTCCTGGACCCAGGTCACGCAGGAATTTTTGTGGATTGCGCTGGGCGGCCTGGCCGTCGGCGCTGCAGTGGGCTGGGGCTTTAGCTACCTGCGCGATACCGTCACCCGCCGCCTGGGCGATGTGGCCGCCACGCAGATGGTGCTGCTGTTGGTGCTGCTGCCCTTTGCAGCCTACCTGCTGGGGGAAAAATTTGGTGTCTCCGGCATTCTGGCCGCCGTGGCGGCGGGCGTGGCCACCAATTTTGGCGACCTGAACCGGGCCGACTACATCTCCGAGCGCATGCAGACCGCCGGCACCTGGGCCATGGTCGAATCGGCCTTCAATGGCGCGATCTTCCTGCTGCTGGGCCTGCAGCTGCCCTCGATCATCGGCGTGACCTTGCGCGATGCCGGCCACGACTGGTGGATTCTGGTGGGCTATGTGGCCATCATCTCGATTGCACTGCTGTCGCTGCGCTGGATCTGGCTGATGCTGGGCGTCAGCCGCAGCCTGCACAAGGCCCACCAGGCCGGCAAGCTGGTCAAAAAACCCGATCTCTGGTTGAACCTGGCGACCACCTTGGCGGGCATCCGCGGTGCGGTCACCCTGGCCGGCGCGCTGTCCGTGCCGCTGCTGCTGAACAACGGCCAGCCGTTTCCGGCACGGGACATGCTGATCTTTCTGGCCACCGGCACCATCTTGTTCACCCTGGTGATCGGCAGCATCGGCCTGCCGCTGGTGCTGCGCCGCGTGCAGGCGGTGAGCGAGCCCGAATCGGTGCGCGAAGAGCGCCAAGCGCGCATTGCAGCCTGCCGCGCTGCGATCAACAGCCTGGCAATGAGCGACGACGATGCCGCCCAGCAACCCACCGAATGGCAGGCCCAGCAGCATGAAATCGAAGGCCGGATTGCACGCGAGTACCGCAACCGTATCGATCTGCTGGACGAAGAACGAACGCCCGAAACCGCCGAGGTGCAGGACCTGGCCACACCGGACGCCGTGCAGGAGCGCCGCCTGCGCTATGTGGCCGAGCTGGAGATGCGGCTCAACTGCATCAAGGTCGAGCGCCACACCATCTACGCCGAGCGGCACAACAACCGCATCAACGACGAATCGCTGCGCAGCCTGGTCCAGGAACTGGACCTGAGCGAGATCACCTTGCGCAAGCGCCTCGAAGTGGCCCGCCGCGCCGCGGCCAAGCAAGCTGCCAAGCTGGAAGGGCATTGA
- a CDS encoding AMP-binding protein, protein MSETRLTSSYARGASEPRLLNKTIGQQLSETAARFGARDALISRHQGLRLSYQQLLEQSQQLASALLRAGIAKGDRVGIWSHNNVEWVLLQLATAHVGIILVNINPAYRTSELAYALNKVQCKALFVMERFKTSDYLGMVRALAPELETQGSDALQIEALPDLRLVVWIDVAGQGQEQPGMQRFSRFIASGDAADPQVAQIGATLTPYDPINIQFTSGTTGFPKGATLTHRNIVNNGYFIGEAMRLTEEDRLCIPVPLYHCFGMVLGNMACMTHGAAMVYPNDGFDALTVLETVQAERCTGLHGVPTMFIAELDHPRFAEFDLSSLRTGIMAGSPCPIEVMKRVVSQMHLSQITIAYGMTETSPVSCQSSTDTPLDKRVSTVGKVHPHLEVKIVSAETGETVAPGQSGELCTRGYSVMHGYWGDEAKTREAIDADGWMHTGDLATMDAEGYVNIVGRIKDMVIRGGENIYPREIEEFLYTHPQVQDVQVVGVPDNRFGEELCAWVIVKAGQSLDAEALRSYCKGRVAHYKVPRYIEFVKAFPMTVTGKIQKFKIREAMIESLKLDVSQTA, encoded by the coding sequence ATGAGCGAGACCAGATTGACCAGCAGCTACGCAAGGGGCGCCAGCGAGCCGCGCCTGCTGAACAAGACCATCGGCCAGCAACTGAGCGAGACGGCGGCCCGCTTTGGCGCGCGCGATGCACTCATCAGCCGCCACCAGGGCCTGCGCCTCAGCTACCAGCAACTGCTGGAGCAATCGCAGCAACTGGCCAGCGCCTTGCTGCGCGCCGGCATCGCCAAGGGCGACCGGGTGGGCATCTGGTCGCACAACAATGTGGAATGGGTGCTGCTGCAACTGGCCACCGCCCATGTGGGCATCATCCTCGTCAACATCAACCCGGCCTACCGCACCTCCGAGCTGGCTTATGCGCTGAACAAGGTGCAGTGCAAGGCACTGTTTGTGATGGAGCGCTTCAAGACCAGCGACTACCTGGGCATGGTGCGCGCGCTGGCGCCTGAGCTGGAAACGCAAGGCAGCGATGCCTTGCAGATCGAGGCGCTGCCCGATCTGCGCCTGGTGGTCTGGATCGATGTGGCCGGCCAGGGCCAGGAGCAGCCAGGCATGCAGCGCTTCTCGCGCTTTATCGCCAGCGGTGATGCGGCCGACCCGCAGGTGGCGCAGATCGGCGCCACCTTGACACCCTACGACCCGATCAATATCCAATTCACCAGTGGCACCACCGGCTTCCCCAAGGGGGCCACCCTGACCCACCGCAATATCGTCAACAACGGCTATTTCATTGGCGAGGCGATGCGCCTGACCGAGGAAGACCGGCTCTGCATCCCCGTGCCGCTCTACCACTGCTTTGGCATGGTGCTGGGCAATATGGCCTGCATGACGCATGGCGCGGCCATGGTCTACCCCAATGACGGCTTTGATGCGCTGACGGTGCTGGAGACCGTGCAGGCCGAGCGCTGCACCGGCTTGCATGGCGTGCCCACGATGTTCATCGCCGAGCTGGACCACCCGCGTTTTGCCGAGTTCGACCTGTCGAGCCTGCGCACCGGCATCATGGCCGGCTCGCCTTGCCCGATCGAGGTGATGAAGCGCGTGGTCAGCCAGATGCATCTGTCCCAGATCACCATCGCTTACGGCATGACGGAGACCAGCCCGGTCAGCTGCCAAAGCTCGACCGATACGCCGCTGGACAAGCGCGTGTCCACTGTGGGCAAGGTGCATCCGCATCTGGAGGTCAAGATCGTCAGCGCCGAGACCGGCGAGACCGTAGCCCCCGGCCAATCGGGCGAGCTCTGCACGCGCGGCTACTCGGTCATGCATGGCTACTGGGGCGACGAGGCCAAGACGCGCGAGGCCATCGATGCCGATGGCTGGATGCACACCGGCGACCTGGCCACGATGGATGCCGAAGGCTATGTGAACATCGTCGGCCGCATCAAGGACATGGTGATCCGGGGCGGCGAGAACATCTACCCGCGCGAGATCGAGGAGTTCCTCTACACCCACCCGCAGGTGCAGGATGTGCAAGTGGTGGGCGTGCCCGACAACCGTTTTGGTGAGGAGCTCTGTGCCTGGGTCATCGTCAAGGCCGGCCAAAGCCTGGATGCCGAGGCACTGCGCAGCTATTGCAAGGGCCGGGTGGCCCATTACAAGGTGCCGCGCTATATCGAGTTTGTCAAAGCCTTCCCGATGACGGTGACCGGCAAGATCCAGAAATTCAAGATCCGCGAGGCGATGATCGAATCGCTGAAGCTGGATGTGAGCCAGACCGCCTGA
- a CDS encoding AraC family transcriptional regulator, translating to MPKPLPSSAVVHHPAVTPMAFVRAIARAYQHRGLSADRALQLAQIDPLAVEKDGIGITALQFETLSDAAMQELDDEALGWFSRRLPWGSYGMLARASLTSPNLGVALKRWCRHHGLLTDDLALSLQVQGETATVEIIEHTGLGELREFCLVSMLRNMHGLSSWFVDSSLPLFKVSFPFEAPAHADVYALLFPGDVQFGAPVTRMQFDARYLALPIARDEAALQRMLQRALPLTVRPYRRDRLMVQRVRQLLAADPSAMHSADSLSAKLHLSLRTLHRQLKDEGASLQALKDEVRRERSLTLLHRSNRPIKQIAQLAGFSNDKSFIRAFRTWMGMSPAEYRKSTRPPT from the coding sequence ATGCCCAAACCCCTGCCCTCCTCTGCCGTCGTGCACCACCCCGCAGTCACGCCCATGGCCTTTGTCCGGGCGATTGCCCGCGCGTACCAGCACCGGGGTCTGAGTGCGGACCGTGCGCTGCAATTGGCGCAAATCGATCCCTTGGCGGTCGAGAAAGACGGCATCGGCATCACCGCGCTGCAGTTCGAGACCCTCTCGGACGCCGCCATGCAGGAGCTGGACGACGAGGCCCTGGGCTGGTTCAGCCGCCGCCTGCCCTGGGGCAGCTATGGCATGCTGGCGCGCGCCTCGCTCACCAGCCCCAACCTGGGGGTGGCGCTCAAGCGCTGGTGCCGCCACCATGGCCTGCTCACCGATGACCTGGCGCTCAGCCTGCAAGTGCAGGGCGAGACGGCCACAGTCGAGATCATCGAGCACACCGGCCTGGGTGAGCTGCGCGAGTTCTGCCTCGTATCCATGCTGCGCAATATGCATGGGCTGTCGAGCTGGTTTGTCGATTCATCGCTGCCGCTGTTCAAGGTGAGTTTTCCGTTCGAGGCACCTGCCCATGCCGATGTGTATGCGCTGCTCTTTCCCGGCGATGTGCAGTTTGGCGCGCCTGTTACCCGCATGCAGTTTGATGCGCGCTACCTGGCCTTGCCGATTGCCCGCGATGAGGCCGCCTTGCAGCGCATGCTGCAGCGCGCGCTGCCGCTGACCGTGCGCCCCTACCGGCGCGACCGGCTGATGGTGCAACGCGTGCGCCAGCTGCTGGCGGCCGATCCCTCGGCCATGCACAGCGCCGACAGTCTCTCGGCCAAGCTGCACCTGTCGCTGCGCACCCTGCACCGCCAGCTCAAGGACGAGGGCGCATCGCTGCAGGCCCTGAAGGACGAGGTGCGGCGCGAACGCTCGCTGACCCTGCTCCACCGCAGCAACCGACCCATCAAGCAGATCGCGCAGCTGGCCGGCTTCAGCAACGACAAGAGCTTTATCCGCGCCTTTCGCACCTGGATGGGCATGTCCCCAGCCGAATACCGCAAGAGCACCCGCCCGCCGACCTGA
- a CDS encoding glutathione S-transferase family protein, with the protein MIELYHCVSARSFRALWMLEELGLPYRLQMLPFPPRALAKHYLALNPLGTVPLLIDGDTRMTESAAICQYLASRDPAQRLEVHPSDPAYGSYLNWLHMSDATLTFPQTLVLRYQFFEPAVRRQPQVAEDYERWFLGRLRALETAAQAMPTDQPYLCAGRFTAADVAVGYALMLSDYLGMSSQWGPATQHYWMHLQQRAAFLRSLEAEKQAALDQQIDPIPSPLIRP; encoded by the coding sequence GTGATCGAGCTGTACCACTGTGTGAGCGCGCGCTCGTTCCGCGCGCTATGGATGCTGGAAGAGCTGGGCCTGCCCTACCGGCTGCAGATGCTGCCCTTTCCGCCCCGCGCACTGGCCAAGCACTATCTGGCACTCAATCCCCTGGGCACCGTGCCCTTGCTGATCGATGGCGACACGCGCATGACCGAGTCAGCAGCCATCTGCCAGTACCTGGCCAGCCGCGACCCCGCCCAGCGCCTGGAGGTGCATCCCAGCGACCCCGCCTATGGCAGCTACCTGAACTGGCTGCACATGTCCGATGCGACCCTGACCTTTCCGCAGACCCTGGTGCTGCGCTACCAGTTCTTTGAGCCGGCCGTGCGGCGCCAGCCCCAGGTGGCCGAAGACTACGAGCGCTGGTTTTTGGGCCGGCTGCGCGCGCTGGAGACCGCCGCCCAGGCGATGCCGACCGACCAGCCCTACCTCTGCGCAGGCCGCTTCACGGCCGCCGATGTGGCCGTGGGCTATGCGTTGATGCTGTCGGACTACCTGGGCATGTCCTCGCAATGGGGGCCGGCCACCCAGCACTACTGGATGCACCTGCAGCAGCGTGCCGCCTTCCTGCGCAGCCTGGAGGCCGAAAAGCAGGCCGCGCTGGACCAGCAGATCGACCCCATTCCGTCGCCGTTGATCCGGCCCTGA